The Mycoplasmopsis caviae sequence TGATTGTCAATCATAGTTCACATTGGAGCAATTACTTTATGATATTGATAATGTGCTCATCGATAAGTATCTCTAAAGTCAGTGGTAATAGGGTTTCCATTAAATTCCCCTTTATATTCGCTTCCACCTGGAAACATTTGCAAGTCAATTTGTTCTCTTTTAGGTTCCGCACAAAAGCCTAAAATTTGTTCAAGTTTTAGATAATCTAATAATGCTTTTTCTAAATCTTCTACTATTGATTGCAAACCACTACTATCAATATTATCTTTAAGCGACTTACTTTCATCACTAATACCGGTGGTATTATTTGGAAGAACACTTTCACTAACTTTCTTGCAGAATTCTAAATATTTAATTAACATATTTCATTGAACTATTTGCATCCCAAATGATGAAGTATTATTTGAAATGTTTCAGTCAATAAAGCACATATCTAATAAGTGTTTTTTAGGATCAAGTTTCTTGCCATAAAATTCTCTTCACAAGAATAATTCATTTTTATCAAAACGACTTTTAATATTTAATGTACGTTCAAGTTTTCAATAAAGAGTTGCATATGTAACACCAGCAGATTTGTTTCTATTCTCACTATCTAATGGAGAAAAACCTTTAAACTCTTTTCTACCATCTCTATATTCCTTTACAACTTCGCCGAAAACAAAGAGAGCATCTTTCTTATTCATTTCATATCAATCGTCAGCTTGTGCATTAAAAAATTTACCAATAAAAGTTTCTCCATTCTTAAACAAATCATTTAATTCACTTGCTTTTAGAATATCCAATATCTTTGTAACCATAGTATGATATTCAACTCAATTAATAACTTCTTTATTATCCTTTGAGTGGCTCATCATAGTTGTATGATAAGGGTCTAATGCTCTAATATAATTTGATATCCTTGCTATTGTTGGAAAAAAAGCACT is a genomic window containing:
- a CDS encoding MAG3960 family lipoprotein, which gives rise to MNKRIKKIISLGAITPLCLTPLTLQSCYFSKLFGPAIPNKKNPSNVDESTNPNVNNNPDRGYTKPTENPFEYNGIKYNIANEDTYDLNTINYADDLLKNDAKVFKSWIPKKKDYELEDLWSAFFPTIARISNYIRALDPYHTTMMSHSKDNKEVINWVEYHTMVTKILDILKASELNDLFKNGETFIGKFFNAQADDWYEMNKKDALFVFGEVVKEYRDGRKEFKGFSPLDSENRNKSAGVTYATLYWKLERTLNIKSRFDKNELFLWREFYGKKLDPKKHLLDMCFIDWNISNNTSSFGMQIVQWNMLIKYLEFCKKVSESVLPNNTTGISDESKSLKDNIDSSGLQSIVEDLEKALLDYLKLEQILGFCAEPKREQIDLQMFPGGSEYKGEFNGNPITTDFRDTYRWAHYQYHKVIAPMWTMIDNHRVMKSHLEKNFVESYKDKYEMIWANIKHVDNIEKPYVISEEEAIAKWNLITKEFKDKFNWKWKE